Proteins found in one Holophagales bacterium genomic segment:
- the pulA gene encoding pullulanase-type alpha-1,6-glucosidase, giving the protein MSIRLTIVALLLSLPVLPLAAAEPASVTVGGSLQSELGCAADWEPACAATHLAFDSEDGVWQQTFALPAGSWEYKAAMDDSWTENYGGNAQPDGANIPLGLAAPGSVKFFYDHETHWVTDNVNSIIATAPGSYQSELGCAGDWDPGCLRSWLQDPDGDGTYTLTATLPAGSYEVKAAINESWTENYGAGGAPGGANIPFTVAADCAKTLFSYDAVTHVLTVGPAPAVTQPSSVTLAGSLQSELGCAGDWDPACAATHLAFDATDAVWQATFAVPAGSYEYKGAINDSWAENYGQNATFNGANIPLNLAASANVKFYYDHVTHWIADNQSKVIATVAGSFQSELGCPGDWQPDCLLSWLQDPDGDGIYSFSTRAIPAGNYEAKVAVAESWDVNYGAGGVQNGPNIGFTVAAPCQETFFLWDATTHVLTVTTAGAPKGNLSKAQAHWVKGDLVAWKIAGFQPDWSVALHHSPGGGLALDGTGVTGGTEIPLARDAAGLPADVLAKFPHLAGSLAFRIPAAEAGNVPSILKGQVAVSAKMADATPVDATSLQLPGVLDDLYTFQGTLGVVWSGGAPTLRLWAPTAKSVTLHRFADSNAATVATTALMTLDPATGVWSITGDPSWSGQFYLFDVEVFVRGTGAVEHNLVTDPWSVSLATNSARSQIVDLSSAALKPAGWDALAKPALDAPEDIAIYELHVRDFSASDATVPAAMRGTFKAFTQASSNGMQHLSALAEAGLTHVHLLPAFDLATIDEDRSAWLSPGDLSALPPDSQQQQAAVMAVAGSDGFNWGYDPWHYTVPEGSYSTNPDGATRIVEFREMVAGLGAAGLRTVMDVVYNHTNASGQNAKSVLDRVVPGYYHRLNADGNVETSSCCANTASEHNMMEKLLIDSVVTWARQYKVDGFRFDLMGHHMKSNMLNLRAALDALTPATDGVDGTKIYLYGEGWNFGEVADNARGVNATQANMAGTGIGSFTDRMRDGARGGGPFSGIQEQGFLTGLSFDPNATDQGTPADQLGRLLLRTDWIRLGAAGNLAAFPFVDRSGNPITGAGLDYNGQPAGYAADPQEIINYVDAHDNETLFDAIQLKLPVSRTTAERTRVENLGVSLLALSQGIPFFHAGIDMLRSKSLDRNSYNSGDWFNRLDFTYATNNWGVGLPPAADNQANWPVMQPLLANPSIRPGTADIRNAVAHMREMLAIRKSSALFRLRTASAIQGRLEVLNPGPGPVPGLLALAITDSDGSVDRDHDLVVALLNATAAPIRWNVTALATRSLTLHPIQSASNDPTVRTSTFSGGTFDIPARTAAVFWSLRALLPLGVAASFAPTVVPLGAPATLTITLSNPNTVSAAGVALSASLPGGLVNVTPSSASTTCAGATLTATAGATTLSISGASMPASSSCTVTVEVTSAAPAVYAYTVPAGGVTSTDTPSNGAPATAELTVTAPLIASKSFMPAAISASQASTLSITLVNPNPIPVTGIAFTDSYPAGLANASAPLAANTCGGTLTAEPDGSLLALSGGSIAPNGTCTVSVQVVAVGEGPLVNSIPAGGVTALEVAPTSVEATAVLRASLTPPIPAASPLALALLSVALAAGAMFALRR; this is encoded by the coding sequence GTGTCGATCCGCCTGACGATCGTCGCTCTCCTTCTCTCCCTCCCGGTCCTTCCGCTCGCCGCCGCCGAGCCGGCATCCGTCACGGTGGGCGGCAGCCTGCAGTCGGAGCTCGGATGCGCCGCTGACTGGGAACCGGCGTGCGCCGCGACGCACCTCGCCTTCGACAGCGAGGACGGTGTCTGGCAGCAGACGTTCGCGCTACCCGCCGGCAGCTGGGAGTACAAGGCGGCGATGGACGATTCGTGGACGGAAAACTACGGAGGAAACGCCCAGCCGGACGGCGCGAACATTCCTCTCGGTCTGGCCGCGCCCGGGAGCGTCAAGTTCTTCTACGACCACGAGACGCACTGGGTCACCGATAACGTGAACTCGATCATCGCGACGGCGCCGGGAAGCTACCAGAGCGAGCTCGGGTGCGCCGGCGACTGGGATCCCGGCTGCCTCAGGTCGTGGCTCCAGGATCCCGACGGCGACGGGACGTACACCCTCACCGCCACACTCCCCGCCGGCAGCTACGAGGTCAAGGCGGCGATCAACGAGAGCTGGACCGAGAACTACGGAGCGGGAGGAGCGCCGGGCGGAGCAAACATCCCCTTCACCGTGGCCGCCGATTGCGCGAAGACTCTCTTCTCCTACGATGCCGTGACACACGTGCTGACGGTGGGACCCGCTCCCGCCGTGACTCAGCCGTCCTCCGTGACGCTCGCCGGCAGTCTTCAGTCCGAGCTGGGTTGCGCGGGAGACTGGGATCCGGCGTGCGCCGCCACGCACCTCGCCTTCGACGCGACCGACGCCGTCTGGCAGGCGACATTCGCCGTGCCGGCCGGGAGCTATGAGTACAAGGGGGCGATCAACGACTCCTGGGCGGAGAACTACGGTCAGAACGCCACCTTCAACGGCGCCAACATCCCTCTGAATCTCGCCGCCTCGGCCAATGTGAAGTTCTACTACGACCACGTCACGCACTGGATCGCCGACAACCAGAGCAAGGTCATCGCGACGGTCGCCGGGAGCTTCCAGTCCGAGCTCGGCTGTCCCGGCGACTGGCAACCCGATTGCCTTCTCTCGTGGCTCCAGGATCCGGACGGCGACGGCATCTATTCCTTCTCGACCCGGGCGATTCCCGCCGGGAACTACGAGGCGAAGGTCGCCGTCGCCGAGAGCTGGGACGTGAACTACGGGGCCGGCGGCGTCCAGAACGGGCCCAACATCGGCTTCACCGTCGCCGCGCCCTGCCAGGAGACCTTCTTCCTCTGGGATGCGACGACGCACGTCCTCACCGTCACGACGGCTGGCGCGCCAAAGGGCAACCTCTCGAAGGCGCAGGCCCACTGGGTGAAAGGCGATCTCGTCGCGTGGAAGATCGCCGGCTTCCAGCCGGACTGGAGCGTCGCGCTGCACCACAGCCCCGGCGGCGGCCTGGCGCTCGACGGCACCGGCGTGACCGGCGGCACGGAGATCCCCCTGGCCCGGGATGCCGCGGGGCTTCCGGCCGACGTCCTGGCGAAGTTTCCCCACCTCGCCGGCTCCCTCGCCTTCCGCATCCCAGCGGCAGAGGCCGGCAACGTTCCCTCCATCCTGAAGGGCCAGGTGGCCGTCTCGGCGAAGATGGCGGACGCCACTCCGGTCGACGCCACGTCGCTGCAGCTCCCCGGCGTGCTCGACGACCTCTACACGTTCCAGGGGACCCTCGGCGTCGTCTGGAGCGGAGGCGCACCGACGCTGCGCCTCTGGGCGCCGACGGCGAAGTCGGTGACGCTGCATCGCTTCGCCGACTCGAATGCGGCTACGGTCGCGACGACGGCGCTCATGACGCTCGATCCGGCCACGGGCGTCTGGAGCATCACCGGCGACCCGTCCTGGTCGGGTCAGTTCTACCTGTTCGATGTGGAGGTCTTCGTACGCGGCACGGGCGCCGTCGAGCACAACCTCGTGACCGACCCCTGGTCGGTAAGCCTCGCAACGAACAGCGCGCGGAGCCAGATCGTCGATCTCTCGAGCGCCGCCCTCAAGCCTGCCGGATGGGACGCTCTCGCGAAGCCGGCGCTCGACGCGCCGGAGGACATCGCCATCTACGAGCTGCACGTCCGGGACTTCAGCGCGAGCGACGCGACGGTCCCCGCAGCCATGCGGGGAACGTTCAAGGCGTTCACCCAGGCCTCGTCGAACGGGATGCAGCACCTCTCTGCCCTCGCGGAGGCCGGCCTGACCCACGTCCATCTCCTTCCTGCGTTCGACCTCGCCACGATCGACGAGGACAGGTCCGCGTGGCTGTCGCCTGGTGACCTGTCGGCATTGCCCCCGGACTCGCAGCAGCAACAGGCTGCCGTCATGGCGGTCGCCGGCAGCGACGGCTTCAACTGGGGCTACGACCCGTGGCACTACACGGTACCCGAGGGAAGTTACTCGACGAACCCGGACGGCGCCACGCGGATCGTCGAGTTCCGCGAGATGGTGGCGGGCCTCGGCGCGGCCGGCCTGCGGACGGTCATGGACGTGGTCTACAACCACACCAACGCGTCCGGACAGAACGCCAAGTCGGTGCTCGACAGGGTCGTCCCCGGCTACTACCACCGCCTGAACGCCGACGGAAACGTCGAAACTTCTTCCTGCTGCGCCAACACCGCCTCGGAGCACAACATGATGGAGAAGCTGCTCATCGACTCCGTCGTGACGTGGGCGAGACAGTACAAGGTGGACGGCTTCCGGTTCGATCTCATGGGCCACCACATGAAGAGCAACATGCTCAACCTCCGTGCGGCCCTGGACGCGCTGACGCCCGCGACCGACGGCGTCGACGGGACGAAGATCTACCTCTACGGCGAGGGGTGGAACTTCGGCGAGGTGGCCGACAACGCGCGCGGCGTCAACGCGACCCAGGCCAACATGGCGGGGACCGGAATCGGATCGTTCACCGACCGGATGCGTGACGGCGCGCGGGGCGGAGGGCCGTTCTCGGGAATCCAGGAGCAGGGATTCCTCACCGGCCTCTCCTTCGATCCGAACGCGACCGACCAGGGGACTCCCGCCGATCAGCTGGGTCGGCTCCTCCTGCGCACCGACTGGATCCGCCTCGGCGCGGCGGGCAATCTCGCCGCGTTCCCGTTCGTCGACCGCAGCGGCAATCCGATCACCGGCGCCGGGCTCGACTACAACGGGCAGCCGGCAGGCTACGCCGCGGACCCGCAGGAAATCATCAACTACGTGGACGCTCACGACAACGAAACGCTGTTCGACGCGATCCAGCTGAAGCTGCCGGTCTCGCGCACCACGGCGGAACGCACCCGCGTCGAGAACCTCGGCGTCTCGCTGCTCGCGCTCTCCCAGGGCATTCCGTTCTTCCACGCGGGGATCGACATGCTTCGGTCGAAGTCGCTCGACCGGAACAGCTACAACTCGGGCGACTGGTTCAACAGGCTCGACTTCACCTACGCCACGAACAACTGGGGCGTCGGCCTGCCGCCCGCCGCCGACAACCAGGCGAACTGGCCGGTCATGCAGCCTCTGCTGGCCAACCCGTCGATTCGTCCTGGCACGGCCGACATCCGGAACGCGGTGGCGCACATGCGCGAGATGCTCGCCATCCGGAAGAGCTCGGCTCTCTTCCGGCTGCGCACGGCGAGCGCCATCCAGGGCCGCCTCGAGGTGCTGAACCCGGGGCCGGGCCCGGTGCCCGGACTCCTCGCGCTGGCCATCACTGATTCCGACGGATCGGTCGACCGGGACCATGACCTCGTCGTGGCGCTCCTCAACGCAACCGCCGCGCCGATCCGCTGGAACGTGACGGCGCTGGCGACACGCAGCCTGACGCTGCATCCGATCCAGTCGGCTTCGAACGATCCGACGGTGAGGACGTCGACGTTCTCCGGGGGGACATTCGACATCCCGGCACGCACGGCGGCGGTCTTCTGGTCCCTGCGCGCGTTGCTGCCGCTCGGCGTGGCCGCGTCGTTCGCGCCGACGGTGGTGCCCCTCGGCGCGCCCGCGACGCTCACCATCACCCTCTCCAACCCGAACACGGTTTCCGCCGCCGGCGTCGCGCTGAGCGCGTCGCTGCCGGGCGGCCTCGTGAACGTCACGCCCTCGAGCGCCAGCACGACGTGCGCCGGCGCGACCCTGACCGCAACGGCCGGAGCCACCACGCTTTCGATCTCCGGTGCGTCGATGCCGGCCTCCAGCAGCTGCACCGTGACCGTCGAGGTCACCAGCGCCGCTCCGGCGGTGTACGCCTACACTGTTCCGGCCGGCGGCGTGACGAGTACGGACACGCCATCGAACGGCGCCCCCGCAACGGCCGAGCTCACGGTCACCGCCCCGCTGATCGCGTCGAAGAGCTTCATGCCCGCCGCGATCTCGGCGTCGCAGGCGTCCACCCTCTCGATCACCCTCGTCAACCCGAACCCGATCCCCGTGACCGGAATCGCCTTCACCGACAGCTATCCGGCGGGCCTGGCGAACGCGTCGGCGCCGCTGGCGGCGAACACCTGCGGTGGGACGCTGACGGCGGAGCCGGACGGGTCGCTTCTGGCGCTCTCGGGAGGTTCCATCGCGCCGAACGGCACATGCACGGTTTCGGTCCAGGTCGTTGCCGTCGGCGAGGGGCCTCTGGTGAACAGCATCCCGGCGGGAGGCGTGACCGCTCTCGAGGTGGCACCGACGTCGGTGGAGGCGACGGCGGTGTTGCGGGCGTCCCTCACGCCGCCGATTCCTGCCGCCTCACCGCTGGCGCTGGCGCTTCTCTCCGTCGCGCTGGCGGCCGGGGCCATGTTCGCGCTGCGCCGGTGA
- a CDS encoding nicotinamide mononucleotide transporter — MSPYEIAGFVFGVLAVWLTAKESPWCWPTGLVNVSLYIVVFWQAKLYADMGLQVVYVGVCIYGWWEWLHGGAGGGRLTVSRAPRRTLVALTIAGAAFAALLGLALHRGTDASLPFWDSTTTAYSLVAQWLQTKKRIETWWFWIAVDVVYIGVYAVKGLWLTALLYAIFLALCLLGLREWKRSLDGNLAPVAA; from the coding sequence GTGAGCCCGTACGAGATTGCCGGGTTCGTCTTCGGGGTTCTCGCCGTCTGGCTGACGGCGAAGGAGAGCCCCTGGTGCTGGCCGACGGGCCTCGTCAACGTGAGCCTCTACATCGTCGTCTTCTGGCAGGCGAAGCTCTACGCCGACATGGGCCTGCAGGTCGTCTACGTCGGCGTCTGCATCTACGGCTGGTGGGAGTGGCTCCACGGCGGCGCCGGCGGAGGGCGGCTCACCGTTTCGCGCGCGCCGCGTCGCACGCTCGTGGCGCTCACGATCGCGGGGGCGGCCTTCGCCGCCCTCCTCGGCCTCGCCCTCCATCGCGGAACCGATGCCTCCCTTCCCTTCTGGGACTCCACGACGACCGCCTACAGCCTCGTCGCGCAGTGGCTGCAGACGAAGAAGCGGATCGAGACCTGGTGGTTCTGGATCGCCGTCGACGTCGTCTACATCGGCGTCTACGCCGTCAAGGGGCTCTGGCTCACGGCCCTCCTCTACGCCATCTTCCTCGCGCTCTGCCTCCTCGGGCTGAGGGAGTGGAAGCGCTCTCTCGACGGGAATCTGGCTCCGGTGGCGGCATGA
- a CDS encoding ATP-binding protein — protein sequence MRPLRVVVTGSECTGKTTLSRALAARFEAPCVPEFCRGYQDARGLPLTADDVEPIARGQIAEAETAEALSPRLVILDTDLVSTVVYSRHYYGTCPAWIEDAARARRADLYLLCVPDLPWEADNQRDRGDRREDMHRLFVEALAGLGVLVETVGGRGSSRESAAVAAVIRTLRARLPEGTSPAIADIVRSSLNPDRRAGQE from the coding sequence ATGAGGCCGCTGCGCGTCGTCGTCACCGGCTCGGAGTGCACCGGCAAGACGACTCTTTCCCGGGCGCTCGCCGCCCGCTTCGAGGCGCCGTGCGTGCCCGAGTTCTGCCGGGGCTACCAGGACGCCAGGGGCCTGCCGCTCACCGCGGACGACGTCGAGCCCATCGCTCGTGGGCAGATCGCCGAGGCGGAGACGGCGGAAGCGCTCTCGCCCCGTCTCGTCATCCTCGACACCGACCTCGTCTCGACCGTCGTCTATTCCCGTCACTACTACGGCACCTGCCCCGCCTGGATCGAGGACGCCGCCCGGGCCCGACGGGCCGACCTCTACCTCCTCTGCGTGCCCGACCTCCCCTGGGAGGCCGACAACCAGCGCGACCGCGGCGACCGCAGGGAAGACATGCACCGTCTCTTCGTCGAAGCTCTCGCGGGCCTCGGCGTCCTCGTCGAGACCGTCGGCGGCCGGGGGTCGAGCCGGGAGTCGGCGGCGGTGGCGGCCGTGATCCGGACCCTGCGGGCCCGGCTGCCGGAAGGGACCTCTCCCGCAATCGCCGACATCGTGCGAAGCTCCCTGAATCCGGACCGACGCGCAGGACAGGAGTGA
- a CDS encoding patatin-like phospholipase family protein, with the protein MRRTALLALVLLLAGQRPLVAQEADSGALAAPKRPRVGLALAGGGARGGALVGVLKVLEELRIPVDYVAGTSSGSLAGGLYAIGMPPERMAEELRTIDWEAVFSDVRSRKDEAFRRKEDDPRYLIDVELGFAHGKVVVPSGLVAGQELGYHLRRMTWSAGSVRDFDRLPIPFRAVAADIETGEAVVLGSGDLARAIRTSMGVPGFLKPVELDGRLLVDGGVASNLPVDVVRKMGADVIIAVDISMPLAKRDDLDGFLKVLGQTNNFLTRKNVEEQIGMLQGRDVLVTPDLEGIDTFDFPRFDEAIGRGEAAARAASGRLAFLSVSPGEFTAWKAAHPPLYSEEVPVIARVRVETAGHADTAIVTSSVGLKAGPLGWEALHQSLREVHGLGGWDTVDFLVEGPRDQRVLTIVPRPAALAPSRIRTGLVFGTEFEGESSFGLRVGWVLSRIGSRRGELKTDLEIGRRTLLATEFYQPLGSKRRFFVAPSLGWDRSLRDVFDGDDVIARTFDTRLYARLDAGLALGPLGEVRAGVLRDRSRFSVDIGDPDIEDASADRAGAVFLARFDQLDDATIPRSGWAATVDTGVYGEFLGGAWAYDKLSAAARFARSFGEWTVLGGVEASGPFGGTTLPFFDLSRLGGFGRLSGLRTGQISGQYAGLARLGTRYRVSKLPSLVGSGIFVGATVEAGNVWNRTEDIHPSSLIWAGSLYAAAETILGPVYLGWGFADKGRNAFYFSLGVPL; encoded by the coding sequence GTGAGACGGACGGCCCTGTTGGCTCTCGTCCTGCTCCTTGCCGGGCAGCGCCCTCTCGTCGCGCAGGAGGCAGATTCGGGCGCTCTGGCGGCGCCGAAGCGCCCGCGTGTCGGTCTCGCCCTTGCCGGCGGAGGTGCGCGCGGCGGAGCGCTCGTCGGCGTCCTGAAGGTCCTCGAGGAGCTGAGGATTCCGGTCGACTACGTCGCCGGGACGAGCAGCGGGTCGCTCGCCGGCGGGCTCTACGCGATCGGGATGCCGCCGGAGAGGATGGCCGAGGAGCTCCGGACGATCGACTGGGAGGCCGTCTTTTCCGACGTCCGGTCGCGGAAGGACGAGGCCTTCCGGCGCAAGGAGGACGACCCCCGCTACCTCATCGACGTCGAGCTGGGCTTCGCGCATGGAAAGGTCGTCGTTCCCTCGGGCCTCGTCGCCGGCCAGGAGCTCGGCTACCACCTCCGGAGGATGACGTGGAGCGCCGGCTCGGTCCGGGACTTCGACCGGCTTCCTATCCCGTTTCGGGCCGTCGCCGCGGACATCGAGACGGGCGAGGCCGTCGTCCTCGGCTCGGGCGACCTGGCGCGCGCGATCCGCACGAGCATGGGCGTTCCCGGCTTCCTGAAGCCGGTGGAGCTGGACGGACGCCTCCTCGTCGACGGCGGCGTCGCGAGCAACCTGCCGGTCGACGTCGTCCGGAAGATGGGGGCCGACGTGATCATTGCCGTCGACATCTCGATGCCGCTGGCGAAGAGAGATGACCTCGACGGCTTCCTGAAGGTCCTGGGCCAGACCAACAACTTCCTGACTCGCAAGAACGTCGAGGAGCAGATCGGGATGCTCCAGGGACGGGACGTCCTCGTCACTCCGGACCTGGAGGGGATCGACACGTTCGATTTCCCCAGGTTCGACGAGGCGATCGGGCGAGGCGAGGCGGCGGCACGCGCCGCGTCCGGTCGGCTCGCCTTCCTGTCGGTTTCGCCCGGGGAGTTCACCGCCTGGAAGGCGGCCCACCCGCCTCTCTATTCCGAGGAGGTTCCGGTCATCGCCCGGGTCCGTGTCGAGACCGCTGGCCACGCGGACACCGCGATCGTGACGTCCTCCGTCGGCCTGAAGGCCGGGCCCCTGGGCTGGGAGGCGCTCCACCAGAGCCTTCGCGAGGTCCACGGGCTCGGCGGCTGGGACACGGTCGACTTCCTGGTGGAGGGGCCGCGGGACCAGCGGGTCCTCACGATCGTGCCCCGTCCTGCGGCTCTCGCCCCGAGCCGGATCCGGACCGGTCTCGTCTTCGGAACCGAGTTCGAGGGCGAGAGCTCCTTCGGCCTGCGCGTCGGGTGGGTCCTCTCGCGCATCGGGTCGCGTCGCGGCGAGCTGAAGACCGACCTCGAGATCGGCCGGCGGACCCTTCTCGCGACGGAGTTCTACCAGCCACTCGGTTCGAAGCGACGGTTCTTCGTCGCGCCGAGCCTCGGCTGGGATCGCTCGCTGCGGGACGTCTTCGACGGCGACGACGTCATCGCGCGCACCTTCGACACGCGTCTGTACGCCCGGCTCGACGCGGGGCTCGCCCTGGGGCCGCTCGGCGAGGTCCGGGCCGGAGTCCTTCGGGACCGGAGCCGGTTCTCGGTCGACATCGGCGACCCGGACATCGAGGACGCGTCCGCCGACCGGGCCGGCGCCGTCTTCCTCGCCCGGTTCGACCAGCTCGACGACGCGACGATTCCACGCTCGGGCTGGGCCGCGACGGTCGACACCGGCGTCTACGGAGAATTCCTCGGAGGGGCGTGGGCCTACGACAAGCTCTCGGCCGCCGCGAGGTTCGCGCGCTCGTTCGGCGAGTGGACGGTCCTCGGGGGAGTCGAGGCCTCCGGGCCGTTCGGCGGAACGACGCTCCCTTTCTTCGACCTCAGCCGTCTGGGCGGGTTCGGGAGGCTCTCGGGCCTCCGGACGGGCCAGATCTCCGGGCAGTACGCCGGCCTGGCGCGCCTCGGAACGCGGTACCGCGTCTCGAAGCTCCCGAGCCTCGTCGGGAGCGGCATCTTCGTCGGCGCCACCGTGGAGGCCGGAAACGTCTGGAATCGGACGGAGGACATCCACCCCTCGAGCCTGATCTGGGCGGGGAGCCTCTACGCGGCCGCCGAAACGATCCTCGGGCCGGTCTACCTCGGGTGGGGCTTCGCGGACAAGGGGCGAAACGCGTTCTACTTCTCGCTCGGCGTGCCGCTCTAG
- a CDS encoding TonB-dependent receptor: protein MTFSPRKTAAFLAGPLAFAVLFAPTRAAGDVAGDDLAAAETPAEEKAPPPILRRAEDVVVQAVRADADTPVTKTDVAREEIEKKNMGQEMPHLLKDLPAMTYYSDTGLANGYAYVSMRGVGPTRINFTLDGAPLNEPEDSTLYFVDFGDFGSSVESLQVQRGVGTSAAGVASFVGSVNFASLDLAESTETTARFSLGSFGSERVTAGFQTGRLGDSGLKAYVRGSYQDTDGFRDNSAIRQRSLYTGLSHESAEGYFKLFGFLGREASQSAYYAVEPQVLEENIRFNPLSPEEKDEFGQQFLQAQYTRFLSASTSLAGQLYVNDAGGWYRLFDASRTELREYGLDWTNLGAAVTLKTTLGPLGVTLGVHGSDFGSTRTRDVVGGERDYLNHGYKSEASTFVKLSRDAGPWHVYGDAQLRWARFRYDGDVELGSVSWTFFNPKLGVRRDLGRDFSVYASLGATSREPGRGDLLVGQENATVAHDLTAVKPERVAAFELGTAWKHGPFSAQVNLYDMEFRDEIALTGEQSEVGLSIRRNADRSFRRGLEWDLAWQPRSSLAVRFTGNWSWNRIRSWTQFYDVYGADGEWAGSTSRTFEDVEPVLSPPFVGNLLVEGSPLGWLTLGATTRYVADSYLDNTNQQGIATPDWWKVDLSAAVDLSSFVKTGQPRLRVLVDNVFDNRRVWANGYSYLYATRDGAGQDSLSGVPYFFPMATRNVTVVLDLGF from the coding sequence ATGACTTTCAGCCCGAGAAAGACAGCGGCTTTCCTCGCGGGACCTCTCGCGTTCGCCGTTCTCTTCGCGCCAACGCGGGCGGCCGGCGACGTCGCTGGCGACGACCTCGCCGCCGCCGAGACCCCCGCCGAGGAGAAGGCCCCGCCGCCGATCCTGCGACGGGCCGAGGACGTCGTCGTCCAGGCGGTCCGCGCCGACGCGGACACACCGGTGACGAAGACGGACGTCGCGCGCGAGGAAATCGAGAAGAAGAACATGGGGCAGGAGATGCCCCACCTCCTCAAGGACCTGCCGGCGATGACCTACTACTCGGACACGGGCCTGGCCAACGGCTACGCGTACGTTTCCATGCGCGGCGTCGGGCCGACCCGCATCAACTTCACGCTCGACGGCGCCCCGCTGAACGAGCCCGAGGACTCGACTCTCTACTTCGTCGACTTCGGCGACTTCGGGAGCTCGGTCGAGAGCCTCCAGGTGCAGCGGGGAGTCGGGACGTCGGCTGCCGGGGTCGCGAGCTTCGTCGGCTCGGTGAACTTCGCGAGCCTCGACCTTGCGGAGTCGACGGAGACGACGGCGCGCTTCTCCCTCGGCTCCTTCGGCAGCGAGAGGGTGACGGCGGGATTCCAGACGGGGCGGCTCGGCGACTCGGGCCTGAAGGCTTACGTGAGGGGGTCGTACCAGGACACCGACGGTTTCCGCGACAACTCGGCGATCCGCCAGCGAAGCCTGTACACGGGCCTCTCGCACGAGAGCGCCGAGGGCTACTTCAAGCTCTTCGGCTTCCTCGGCCGCGAAGCCTCGCAGTCGGCCTACTACGCGGTCGAGCCTCAGGTCCTCGAGGAGAACATCCGGTTCAACCCGCTCTCGCCCGAGGAGAAGGACGAGTTCGGCCAGCAGTTCCTCCAGGCGCAGTACACGCGGTTCCTGAGTGCGTCGACGAGCCTGGCCGGGCAGCTCTACGTCAACGACGCCGGAGGCTGGTACCGGCTCTTCGACGCGTCGAGGACCGAGCTGCGCGAATACGGCCTCGACTGGACGAACCTCGGGGCGGCCGTGACGCTCAAGACGACCCTCGGGCCGCTCGGCGTGACGCTGGGAGTCCACGGGAGCGACTTCGGGAGCACCCGGACCCGCGACGTCGTCGGGGGCGAGCGCGACTACCTCAACCACGGGTACAAGTCCGAAGCCTCGACCTTCGTGAAGCTCTCGCGGGACGCCGGGCCCTGGCACGTCTACGGCGACGCCCAGCTTCGGTGGGCCCGCTTCCGCTACGACGGGGACGTGGAGCTCGGCTCCGTCTCCTGGACGTTCTTCAACCCCAAGCTCGGCGTCCGCCGCGACCTCGGCAGGGACTTCTCCGTCTACGCCTCGCTCGGTGCGACGAGCCGCGAACCGGGGCGCGGGGACCTCCTCGTCGGCCAGGAGAACGCCACGGTCGCTCACGACCTGACCGCCGTGAAGCCCGAGAGGGTCGCCGCCTTCGAGCTCGGCACCGCGTGGAAGCACGGCCCCTTCTCGGCGCAGGTGAATCTCTACGACATGGAGTTCCGCGACGAGATCGCCCTCACGGGCGAGCAGTCGGAGGTGGGCCTCTCCATCCGGCGCAACGCCGACCGGAGCTTCCGGCGCGGGCTCGAGTGGGACCTCGCCTGGCAGCCGCGCTCTTCGCTCGCGGTGCGCTTCACCGGGAACTGGAGCTGGAACCGGATCCGTTCCTGGACGCAGTTCTACGACGTCTACGGCGCCGACGGGGAGTGGGCCGGCTCGACGAGCCGCACGTTCGAGGACGTCGAGCCCGTTCTCTCTCCGCCGTTCGTGGGGAACCTCCTCGTCGAGGGGTCGCCGCTCGGCTGGCTGACTCTCGGCGCGACGACCCGGTACGTGGCAGATTCCTACCTCGACAACACGAACCAACAGGGGATCGCGACCCCGGACTGGTGGAAGGTCGACCTCTCGGCGGCCGTAGACCTCTCGAGCTTCGTGAAGACGGGTCAGCCCCGCCTCAGGGTCCTCGTGGACAACGTCTTCGACAATCGCCGCGTGTGGGCGAACGGCTACAGCTACCTCTACGCCACGCGCGACGGCGCCGGACAGGACTCCCTCTCGGGGGTTCCGTACTTCTTTCCCATGGCGACCCGGAACGTGACGGTCGTCCTGGACCTCGGCTTCTGA